One genomic region from Rosa rugosa chromosome 1, drRosRugo1.1, whole genome shotgun sequence encodes:
- the LOC133726403 gene encoding uncharacterized protein LOC133726403 isoform X2 has product MLANLTIPSEHYDPIPVEMGARILRIAWNNLEDPLSQTVKQAHLIFDLFLDIRSTLCWSEGSERIRSFLQNIASDLLRLGPRCKGRYVPLASLTKRLGAKTMLNMSPNLMYEIVHAYVDDDVCCAVTSFLKCFLEHLRDECWSSDGIEGGYALYRGHCLPPLLYGLSSGVSRLRSNLNTYALPILLEVDEDSLFSMLAFISVGPSKGDDQLLNPELFCDNIVLRVEQKVAILVSLLKVSRLLALIEGDIDWCKDSDQYALVCIKGTKVEVVVEWLVLALTHVDESLRVDAAETLFLNPKTASLPSHLELMLFREAVPLNMRCCSTGFQMKWSSLFRKFFSRVRTALERQFKQGSWQPIEDNNNSGKHLSNGSEHTEAHRASDLFHFMRWLSSFLFFSCYPSAPYQRKIMATQLILIMLNVWSIVPATEEKFGSVSLEGCLYPYNKGTTSPDTTLLLVGSIIDSWDRLRECFFRILLHFPNPLPGISDEDMVQNVVSWAKKLVCSPRVRESDAGALALRLIFRKYVLQLGWTVQASVCVACIQSQSGLENGDCQTYNSRHPVIEYVRSLIDWLDVSIVEGERDLSEACKSSFVHGVLLTLRYTFEELDFSTDGVLSSISEMRHLLEKLLELVMRITSLALWVVSADALQLPEDMDDMVDDETFLSEVPEEVEAKTSLLEHGDNNSTLLQDNRRSEQTVMVGCWLAMKEVSLLLGTIVRKVPLPSSPSSESLHAEATSCASGVSDMMVSDAMLDLKQLETIGNHFLEVLLKMKHNGAIDKTRAGFTALCNRLLCSNDPRLCKLTESWMEQLMERTVAKGQVVDDLLRRSAGIPAAFTALFLSEPEGAPKKLLPRALRWLIDVAKESFMDQFETSSSNGDMRKFCSTKSDNSFDSALPSERNISDKVSKIRDEGVVPTVHAFNVLRAAFNDTNLATDTSGFSAEAMIISIRSFSSPYWEVRNSACQAYTALVRRMIGFLNVQKRESQRRALTGVEFFHRYPSLHPFLFKELKAATELLGDGPSGQSGCNLEDAVHPSLCPVLILLSRLKPSTIASEAGDDLDPSLFMPFIRSCSTQSNLRVRVLASRALTGLVSNEKLPTVILNIVSELPSIDNQATMTPESSLLLHKTRRSNWIHGVLLQLSSLLDTNCRNLADVVKKDQILGDLFEALLSHSWMAKPRCCPCPILNASFLKLLDHMLSIARTSHTSRHFYALRNLLLQLSTECLDVEASHGFSYYDPTIAQLRQQAAASYFSCVFQATEEMAAEAFQMPQRYSHIDSTNQKIPETENAFIGLQERLVRSLSDSEYEVRLATLKWLLKFLTSTESGSGFHNFSSEVRIIRHWIRTKLQTSLVDLLDVEKYYRCSYYILRIIFTWNALQFQKPRDEKCTESVYVGSMECDSVFLLWDKLISLYNLTRHAKTRETLVCCIGICIKRFAGLFTTSVLSDVTDNNESDQLEKLGALHSRISFFTELIKKHSASSQPVNMRKAAAESIIASGLLEQAELIGSTVFNSQTHLESSSSHFEGKEAVNIYAHQIVDIWFTCIKLLEDEDDEIRQRLAMGIQRCFSCQRSGRSSLTGEVPTQVEKVIESSFEHLTSIFGHWIGYLDFLLHSVLNAASHEVSKGDLVRQVFDKEIDNHHEEKLLICQLCCSQLEKLPITKSCAVDISDKQQFRDYLHDWRLRFSRQLMLFAKDRMAKLGGADWVGGVGNHKDSFLPLYSSLLAFHAISNCMLKGNTEDNTHLLSDVVEVGRTISPFLKNPLISNLYFSVLKSHEDALGPTNDDLISKLRGEDAIWKGFNPHFLLS; this is encoded by the exons ATGTTAGCTAATCTTACAATACCCTCGGAGCATTATGATCCAATCCCAGTGGAAATGGGAGCCCGAATATTGAGAATTGCATGGAATAATCTGGAAGATCCTTTAAGTCAAACAGTTAAACAAGCTCATCTTATTTTTGATCTCTTCCTAGACATCCGTTCCACCCTTTGTTGGTCAGAAGGTAGTGAGAGAATAAGGTCATTCTTGCAAAATATTGCTTCTGATCTTCTTCGTTTGGGTCCTCGCTGCAAGGGGAGGTATGTTCCTTTAGCTTCACTGACCAAGCGATTGGGCGCAAAAACTATGTTAAATATGAGTCCTAACCTGATGTATGAGATTGTACATGCCTATGTTGATGATGATGTCTGCTGTGCTGTCACATCATTTTTGAAGTGTTTTCTTGAGCACTTGCGTGACGAGTGTTGGAGCAGCGATGGTATTGAAGGTGGTTATGCACTTTACAGAGGGCATTGTTTGCCCCCATTATTGTATGGACTTTCTTCTGGGGTTTCAAGGCTCCGCTCTAATTTGAACACATATGCTCTTCCAATTTTACTTGAAGTGGATGAGGACAGCTTATTTTCCATGCTGGCATTTATTTCAGTTGGTCCGAGTAAGGGTGATGATCAACTGTTAAATCCTGAGCTCTTTTGTGATAACATAGTATTGAGGGTTGAACAAAAGGTGGCAATCTTAGTTTCATTGCTCAAGGTATCTCGTTTGCTTGCTTTGATTGAAGGGGACATTGATTGGTGCAAAGATTCTGATCAGTATGCTCTTGTTTGTATCAAGGGAACAAAAGTTGAAGTTGTGGTCGAGTGGTTAGTGCTTGCGTTGACCCATGTTGATGAGTCATTACGTGTGGATGCTGCAGAGACTCTTTTCTTGAATCCCAAGACGGCTAGTTTGCCTTCCCATTTAGAACTCATGTTGTTCAGGGAAGCAGTCCCACTTAACATGAGATGTTGCTCTACAGGTTTTCAAATGAAGTGGAGTAGCTTGTTTAGAAAGTTTTTTTCTCGTGTGCGAACAGCCTTGGAGAGACAATTCAAGCAGGGAAGCTGGCAGCCGATTGAGGATAACAACAACAGTGGAAAACATCTTTCAAATGGAAGTGAGCACACTGAAGCTCACAGAGCAAGTGATCTTTTTCATTTCATGAGGTGGTTAAGttcatttctatttttctcATGCTATCCTTCTGCCCCTTATCAGAGAAAAATAATGGCCACACAGCTGATTCTGATAATGCTTAATGTTTGGTCCATTGTGCCTGCTACTGAAGAAAAATTTGGCTCTGTTTCTTTAGAAGGCTGTCTCTATCCTTATAATAAGGGAACGACTTCACCTGATACAACTTTGTTGTTAGTTGGATCAATAATTGATAGTTGGGACAGGCTGAGAGAGTGTTTCTTTCGTATACTGTTACACTTTCCAAATCCACTTCCGGGAATTTCAGACGAAGATATGGTCCAGAACGTGGTTTCATGGGCTAAGAAATTAGTTTGCAGTCCGCGTGTGAGAGAAAGTGATGCTGGAGCTCTGGCTTTAAGGCTAATTTTCAGGAAGTATGTCTTACAGCTAGGATGGACAGTTCAAGCTTCAGTTTGTGTAGCTTGCATTCAATCACAGTCTGGATTGGAAAACGGAGATTGTCAGACTTATAATTCTAGGCACCCTGTGATAGAATATGTTAGATCACTGATTGATTGGTTGGATGTTTCCATAGTGGAAGGGGAGAGGGATCTTTCAGAAGCCTGCAAAAGCAGCTTTGTCCATGGAGTATTACTTACACTACGATATACTTTTGAGGAACTAGACTTCAGCACTGATGGAGTACTGTCTAGTATTTCAGAGATGAGACATCTATTAGAGAAGCTCTTGGAGCTTGTGATGCGAATAACTTCTTTGGCACTTTGGGTGGTTTCTGCAGATGCTTTGCAGCTTCCTGAGGACATGGATGATATGGTTGATGATGAAACTTTCTTATCCGAGGTTCCAGAAGAGGTGGAGGCAAAAACATCTCTTTTGGAGCATGGAGACAATAACTCCACACTTCTGCAGGATAATAGGCGATCGGAACAAACTGTAATGGTTGGTTGCTGGCTGGCGATGAAAGAg GTGAGTCTTCTTTTGGGAACTATTGTAAGAAAGGTTCCTTTACCAAGTAGCCCTTCCTCAGAATCATTACATGCAGAAGCCACCTCTTGTGCTTCTGGAGTTTCAGATATGATGGTTTCGGATGCAATGCTTGATTTGAAACAACTTGAAACAATTGGGAATCACTTCTTGGAAGTCCTTCTTAAAATGAAGCATAATGGTGCCATTGATAAAACAAGGGCTGGATTTACAGCTCTTTGCAACCGTTTACTTTGCTCAAATGATCCTAg GCTTTGTAAGTTAACAGAGTCCTGGATGGAGCAACTTATGGAAAGAACTGTGGCCAAGGGTCAAGTAGTGGATGACTTGCTAAGGAGAAGTGCAGGTATTCCTGCTGCATTTACAGCTCTATTTCTCTCAGAGCCTGAAGGTGCACCTAAGAAACTTCTCCCACGGGCCTTGCGGTGGCTGATAGATGTTGCTAAAGAGTCTTTTATGGATCAATTTGAAACCAGCAGCTCCAATGGTGACATGCGTAAATTTTGTTCGACAAAGTCGGACAATAGTTTTGATTCTGCACTGCCATCAGAGAGAAATATAAGTGACAAAGTTTCAAAGATCCGAGATGAGGGTGTCGTTCCTACCGTACATGCATTCAATGTCCTTAGGGCTGCTTTCAATGACACCAACCTGGCCACTGATACATCAGGGTTTTCTGCTGAGGCTATGATTATTTCAATTCGCTCCTTTTCTTCTCCCTACTGGGAGGTTCGGAACAGTGCTTGTCAGGCATACACTGCTTTAGTACGTCGCATGATTGGATTCCTTAATGTCCAGAAACGGGAGTCGCAAAGGCGTGCACTAACTGGGGTTGAATTTTTTCATAG GTATCCCTCTTTGCATCCATTTTTATTCAAGGAACTGAAAGCTGCAACTGAGTTGCTTGGGGATGGGCCATCTGGACAGTCTGGGTGTAATCTGGAAGATGCTGTGCACCCAAGCTTGTGTCCTGTGTTGATTCTGTTATCCAGGCTTAAGCCCTCAACTATTGCAAGTGAGGCTGGAGATGACCTAGATCCTTCTTTGTTCATGCCGTTCATTAGGAGCTGCTCAACCCAAAGCAATCTCAGAGTCCGTGTCCTTGCATCTAGAGCTTTAACAGGCCTTGTATCTAATGAGAAATTGCCAACTGTTATTCTCAATATAGTATCAGAGTTGCCTAGCATAGACAACCAAGCTACAATGACTCCTGAGTCGTCCTTGCTACTTCACAAAACCAGAAGAAGTAATTGGATTCATGGAGTTCTGTTGCAGTTGAGTTCTCTCCTGGATACAAACTGTAGAAATCTGGCCGATGTCGTAAAGAAAGATCAGATTTTAGGTGACTTATTTGAAGCTCTTCTAAGTCATTCATGGATGGCAAAGCCCAGATGTTGCCCTTGTCCCATCCTCAATGCCTCTTTCTTAAAGCTGCTGGACCACATGCTCAGTATTGCGAGGACAAGCCATACCAGCAGACATTTTTATGCCCTCCGCAACCTACTGTTACAGTTATCTACAGAATGCCTAGATGTAGAAGCTTCTCATGGGTTCTCTTATTATGATCCGACAATAGCTCAACTCCGGCAACAAGCAGCAGCATCCTATTTCAGTTGCGTCTTTCAAGCAACTGAGGAAATGGCTGCAGAGGCTTTTCAGATGCCTCAGAGGTACTCTCATATTGATTCAACTAATCAGAAGATACCTGAAACAGAGAATGCTTTTATAGGACTCCAGGAAAGACTGGTCCGGTCTCTGTCAGATTCGGAATACGAAGTTCGACTTGCAACATTGAAGTGGCTACTGAAATTCCTAACATCAACAGAATCTGGTAGTGGGTTCCATAATTTTAGCAGTGAGGTTAGGATCATTCGCCACTGGATCAGAACTAAACTCCAGACCTCATTGGTTGATCTCTTAGATGTGGAGAAGTATTACAGATGCTCATATTACATTCTGAGAATTATATTCACTTGGAATGCGCTACAGTTCCAGAAGCCTAGGGATGAAAAATGCACTGAATCAGTTTATGTTGGTAGTATGGAATGTGATTCTGTGTTTCTGCTTTGGGATAAGTTGATTTCCTTGTACAATCTCACAAGACATGCAAAGACTCGAGAAACACTCGTATGCTGCATTGGAATCTGCATAAAGAGGTTTGCAGGTTTATTTACAACTTCTGTTCTTTCTGATGTAACGGACAACAATGAGTCTGATCAGTTAGAAAAACTGGGCGCACTTCATAGTAGAATTTCCTTTTTCACTgaattaattaagaaacatagtGCTTCATCTCAGCCGGTAAACATGCGTAAGGCAGCAGCAGAGTCTATCATAGCATCTGGTTTGCTAGAGCAAGCTGAGTTGATTGGTTCTACTGTGTTCAATAGCCAAACCCATTTGGAAAGTTCATCGTCTCATTTTGAAGGAAAAGAAGCGGTTAATATCTATGCTCATCAAATAGTAGATATATGGTTCACATGTATCAAGCTGCTGGAGGATGAAGATGACGAGATTAGGCAAAGGCTCGCCATGGGTATTCAAAGGTGTTTTTCTTGCCAAAGATCCGGAAGAAGCTCTCTTACTGGAGAAGTTCCAACTCAAGTGGAGAAAGTGATAGAGTCGAGTTTCGAGCATCTAACTTCCATCTTTGGTCACTGGATTGGGTATTTGGATTTTCTTTTACACAGTGTACTGAATGCAGCAAGCCATGAGGTGTCCAAAGGAGATCTTGTGAGACAGGTATTTGATAAGGAAATCGATAATCATCATGAGGAAAAGCTTTTGATCTGCCAGCTTTGCTGTTCTCAATTAGAGAAGCTTCCGATTACAAAATCTTGTGCTGTCGACATTTCAGACAAACAGCAGTTTAGGGATTATTTACATGATTGGAGACTCAGGTTTTCCCGCCAATTGATGTTGTTTGCCAAGGACCGCATGGCGAAACTAGGTGGAGCCGATTGGGTTGGTGGAGTGGGCAACCATAAGGATTCATTTCTCCCCCTGTATTCCAGTTTGCTTGCATTTCATGCCATCTCGAACTGCATGTTGAAAGGGAATACGGAAGATAATACGCATCTACTGTCTGATGTTGTTGAAGTCGGGAGAACTATCAGTCCATTTCTGAAGAACCCTCTGATCTCTAACCTGTATTTTTCAGTACTTAAATCTCATGAAGATGCTCTTGGTCCGACCAATGATGACTTGATCTCCAAACTGAGAGGAGAGGATGCAATATGGAAGGGGTTCAATCCCCATTTTCTTCTTAGTTAA